In Paenibacillus sp. FSL M7-0420, a single genomic region encodes these proteins:
- a CDS encoding HD family phosphohydrolase produces MASKQPSKLSGFVYSSSGWKYSAVSRYALFLLLAVVFYLSLSSDLLPKRYDIKEGTRSAKEITAPKQILDTNAKLKAQETAAENVTNRYAIIPIRAENLVTLLLDRIGGLNQDDTISQSEKTEIYREEIPRRANDFILNFVAASQKAGTYSEHLLNEMQSVIKDQAYVIPEETYIKIPRLTQQDIIEMKPVARDIVTKLMNDQITDAQSARAKVAEQVSVSSLGQRTAREVVQELVRLVITANKFYDEDATKEAKVQARQNTPDVFIEQGDVLVAKNQEITPELYKLLDENGLLSKEINYWPQLGLLLLSALLSFGLMTFIRYNGGASGFKYNNSQLLMLVLVFIITIVMMKLTAFLQTDVRTYIGYLAPVALGAMLISMLLDMTLAYFCSILFSILASILLNVQQNTIFDFTFGFFALIVSYVAIFSTHRAGQRSTLLKGGIMVSLLGCLTVAILTMLSGGVWNETNTLYALGFSFAGGLLTAVLVIGLMPFFEVTFGILSALKLVELSNPNHPLLRKLLTETPGTYHHSVMVGNLSEAAAEAIGADGLLCRVGSYYHDIGKTKRPFYFIENQNNMENPHDSIEPKLSKSIIVAHARDGVEMQKEYKLPKPIRDIAEQHHGTTFLHYFYHKALKLAEDKGVEPDFTEEDFRYPGPKAQSKESAVVGIADSVEAAVRSLRKPTVVQVETMIEKIIKSRLDDHQFDECDLTLKELDIISRTLKETVMGIFHSRIEYPEDVRKPKKEEGAIKNESERRLEQ; encoded by the coding sequence ATGGCCTCAAAGCAACCATCGAAATTAAGCGGATTTGTATATAGCAGCAGCGGATGGAAGTATAGCGCGGTGTCGCGCTATGCTCTTTTCCTGTTACTCGCGGTTGTTTTCTACCTCAGCCTGTCCTCTGATCTGCTGCCCAAAAGGTATGATATCAAAGAGGGAACCCGCAGTGCCAAGGAGATTACAGCACCCAAGCAAATCCTGGACACCAACGCCAAGCTCAAGGCCCAGGAGACTGCTGCAGAGAATGTGACCAACCGTTATGCCATTATTCCTATCCGGGCGGAGAATCTAGTAACTCTGCTGCTGGACCGGATCGGCGGGCTAAATCAGGATGATACGATTTCACAGAGCGAGAAGACGGAGATTTACCGGGAAGAGATTCCGCGGCGGGCCAATGATTTTATCCTAAATTTTGTGGCTGCCAGCCAAAAGGCCGGGACTTACTCCGAGCATCTGCTGAATGAAATGCAGTCTGTCATCAAGGACCAGGCCTACGTCATTCCGGAAGAGACCTATATCAAGATTCCGCGCTTGACTCAGCAGGATATCATCGAAATGAAGCCGGTGGCCCGGGATATTGTCACCAAGCTGATGAACGACCAGATTACCGACGCCCAGAGCGCGCGCGCTAAGGTCGCTGAGCAGGTCAGCGTCAGTTCGCTGGGCCAGCGGACCGCCCGCGAGGTGGTTCAGGAGCTGGTGCGGCTGGTGATCACCGCCAACAAATTCTATGACGAGGACGCGACCAAGGAAGCGAAGGTGCAGGCCCGTCAGAATACACCGGATGTATTCATCGAGCAGGGGGATGTGCTGGTCGCCAAGAATCAGGAGATTACCCCTGAGCTGTACAAGCTGCTGGATGAGAACGGGCTGCTCAGCAAAGAGATTAATTACTGGCCGCAGCTCGGCCTGCTCCTGCTCTCTGCACTGCTGTCCTTTGGCCTGATGACTTTCATCCGCTACAATGGCGGAGCCTCAGGCTTCAAATACAATAACTCCCAGCTGCTTATGCTGGTTCTGGTCTTTATCATTACCATCGTTATGATGAAGCTGACGGCCTTCCTGCAAACGGATGTGCGGACATATATAGGCTATCTGGCACCTGTGGCTCTGGGCGCGATGCTGATCTCCATGCTGCTGGACATGACCTTAGCTTATTTCTGTTCCATTCTGTTCAGCATTCTGGCCAGTATCCTGCTGAATGTCCAGCAGAATACGATATTTGATTTCACCTTCGGCTTCTTTGCCCTAATCGTAAGTTATGTTGCCATCTTCTCGACCCACCGCGCCGGACAGCGCTCAACGCTGCTCAAGGGTGGTATTATGGTGTCCCTGCTCGGCTGCCTGACCGTAGCCATACTGACCATGCTGAGCGGCGGCGTATGGAACGAGACGAATACGTTATATGCTCTGGGCTTCTCCTTTGCCGGGGGTCTGCTTACCGCAGTGCTGGTCATCGGCCTGATGCCGTTCTTCGAGGTAACGTTCGGCATTCTGTCGGCCCTGAAGCTCGTAGAGCTGTCTAACCCGAACCATCCGCTGCTGCGCAAGCTGCTTACAGAGACGCCGGGAACCTATCACCACAGCGTGATGGTAGGCAATCTGTCCGAGGCTGCGGCCGAAGCGATTGGTGCGGACGGCTTGCTGTGCCGGGTAGGGTCGTATTATCATGACATCGGCAAGACGAAGCGCCCGTTCTATTTCATAGAGAACCAGAACAATATGGAGAATCCGCATGACTCGATTGAGCCGAAGCTGAGCAAGTCGATCATTGTGGCCCACGCCCGGGACGGGGTGGAGATGCAGAAGGAATACAAGCTGCCGAAGCCGATCCGCGATATTGCGGAGCAGCATCACGGCACGACGTTCCTGCATTATTTTTATCATAAGGCATTGAAGCTTGCAGAAGATAAGGGTGTAGAGCCGGACTTCACGGAGGAGGATTTCCGTTATCCCGGCCCGAAGGCACAGTCGAAGGAATCCGCAGTCGTCGGGATCGCTGACAGTGTGGAGGCCGCAGTCCGTTCGCTCCGCAAGCCAACCGTGGTGCAGGTGGAGACCATGATTGAGAAAATTATCAAAAGCCGGCTGGATGACCATCAGTTCGATGAATGCGATCTGACGCTCAAGGAGCTGGATATTATTTCACGGACACTGAAAGAGACGGTAATGGGCATATTCCATTCCCGGATTGAATACCCCGAGGATGTGCGCAAGCCCAAAAAAGAGGAAGGGGCCATCAAAAATGAGTCTGAGCGTCGTTTGGAACAATGA
- a CDS encoding PhoH family protein has translation MSEQTASIQISLHNAGEAQSLFGPQDGFLKIIEKEIPAVINSREAEITIRGTEREVDMLGQLFNVLLSLVRGGYILSERDVQYAVELAKDFRADQLLDLFKGEITTTFRGKPIRVKTIGQKHYVSTIKKRDIVFGIGPAGTGKTYLAVVLAVTALKEGSVKRIVLTRPAVEAGENLGFLPGDLQEKVDPYLRPLYDALYDVMGPDQVAKALERGLIEIAPLAYMRGRTLEDAFIILDEAQNTTPEQMKMFLTRLGFGSKMVITGDVTQIDLPRGKKSGLIEAKTILSGIEELGFVYFAEQDVVRHSLVQKIIVAYDRSAENLQ, from the coding sequence TTGTCAGAACAGACTGCAAGCATTCAAATATCTTTGCACAATGCGGGAGAAGCGCAATCCCTGTTCGGCCCGCAGGATGGATTCCTGAAAATCATCGAGAAAGAAATTCCGGCAGTTATTAACTCACGCGAGGCCGAAATCACGATTCGCGGTACGGAGCGGGAAGTGGACATGCTGGGCCAGCTCTTCAACGTGCTGCTGTCACTCGTACGCGGGGGTTACATATTGAGCGAACGCGATGTGCAGTACGCCGTGGAGCTGGCGAAGGATTTCCGTGCCGACCAGCTGCTGGACCTGTTCAAGGGCGAGATTACGACAACATTCCGCGGCAAGCCGATCCGTGTCAAAACGATTGGCCAGAAGCATTATGTGAGCACCATCAAAAAGCGTGATATCGTCTTCGGCATCGGCCCGGCGGGCACCGGCAAGACCTATCTGGCTGTGGTCCTCGCGGTGACGGCGCTGAAGGAAGGCTCGGTCAAACGGATCGTGCTTACGCGTCCGGCTGTAGAGGCCGGGGAGAACCTGGGCTTCCTACCGGGAGATTTGCAGGAGAAGGTAGATCCGTATCTGCGGCCGCTCTACGACGCCTTGTACGACGTTATGGGGCCTGATCAGGTGGCGAAGGCGCTGGAGCGCGGGCTGATCGAGATTGCACCGCTTGCCTATATGCGCGGGCGTACGCTGGAGGATGCTTTTATCATCCTGGATGAAGCGCAGAATACCACACCCGAACAAATGAAAATGTTCCTCACCCGTCTGGGCTTCGGCTCCAAGATGGTCATCACGGGCGATGTGACCCAGATCGATTTGCCGCGCGGCAAGAAGTCAGGGCTGATCGAAGCCAAAACGATTCTTTCCGGTATCGAGGAGCTTGGCTTTGTATACTTTGCTGAGCAGGACGTTGTCCGTCATTCCCTTGTGCAGAAAATTATCGTTGCCTATGACCGCTCTGCCGAAAACCTCCAATAA
- the era gene encoding GTPase Era translates to MKFKSGFVAIIGRPNVGKSTLMNQVIGQKIAIMSDKPQTTRNKIHGVYTANNSQIVFLDTPGIHKRQSKLGDYMNQTAMSTLHEVEAVLFLVDASEGMGGGDRFIAEQLGSIKTPVILVMNKIDKIEPEALLPMITEYNKLHEFAEIVPISAKMGNNVNTLLEQVQKYLPEGPQYYPDDQITDHPEQFVCAELIREKILHLTREEVPHSIAVAIEDMSVEPNGVVHISAVIFVERDSQKGIIIGKQGALLKEVGRRARTDIENLLGSKIFLELWVKVKKDWRNQDRVLRDLGFHKE, encoded by the coding sequence ATGAAATTCAAATCAGGGTTTGTCGCCATTATCGGCAGACCAAACGTAGGTAAATCAACGCTCATGAACCAGGTAATCGGCCAGAAGATTGCCATTATGTCGGACAAGCCGCAGACCACCCGGAACAAGATTCACGGGGTATATACGGCGAATAATTCGCAGATTGTATTCCTGGACACCCCGGGTATCCATAAAAGACAGTCCAAACTGGGCGATTACATGAATCAGACCGCGATGAGCACGCTGCATGAAGTGGAAGCGGTACTGTTCCTTGTCGATGCCTCCGAGGGTATGGGCGGCGGGGACCGTTTTATTGCGGAACAGCTCGGGAGCATTAAGACTCCTGTCATCCTGGTCATGAACAAGATTGACAAGATTGAACCGGAAGCGCTGCTGCCGATGATTACGGAATATAACAAGCTGCATGAGTTCGCCGAGATCGTGCCGATCTCAGCCAAGATGGGCAATAACGTCAACACGCTGCTGGAGCAGGTGCAGAAATACCTGCCGGAAGGCCCGCAGTATTACCCGGACGACCAGATTACCGATCACCCCGAGCAGTTCGTCTGCGCGGAGCTGATCCGCGAGAAGATTCTGCATCTGACCCGTGAAGAGGTGCCGCATTCCATCGCCGTGGCGATTGAGGATATGAGCGTGGAACCGAATGGGGTTGTGCATATTTCGGCGGTTATCTTTGTCGAGCGCGATTCCCAGAAGGGAATCATTATCGGTAAGCAGGGGGCGCTGCTGAAGGAAGTCGGACGCCGGGCGCGGACGGATATTGAGAACCTGCTGGGCTCGAAGATTTTCCTAGAATTATGGGTGAAGGTGAAAAAAGACTGGCGTAACCAGGACCGCGTTCTGCGGGATTTGGGCTTCCATAAAGAATGA
- the ybeY gene encoding rRNA maturation RNase YbeY → MSLSVVWNNEQDEHEINGDLIELLERILQTAGEAEGIDTGEVDLTFVNNERIHELNLEYRGIDRPTDVLSFAMNEAGEDELEIRYDLADEDEELEEVPNVLGDIIISVTRAQEQAEEYGHSLERELGFLFVHGFLHLLGYDHQEPEAEAEMMSKQEKALAQVGLTR, encoded by the coding sequence ATGAGTCTGAGCGTCGTTTGGAACAATGAACAGGATGAACATGAAATTAACGGCGATCTGATCGAGCTGCTGGAGCGGATTCTGCAGACAGCAGGGGAAGCGGAAGGGATTGACACGGGGGAAGTGGATCTGACCTTCGTCAATAACGAACGCATTCACGAGCTGAATCTCGAGTACCGCGGCATTGACCGTCCGACCGATGTGCTCTCCTTCGCGATGAATGAGGCCGGAGAAGATGAGCTGGAGATCCGGTACGACCTGGCAGATGAGGACGAAGAGCTGGAGGAAGTACCGAATGTGCTTGGGGATATTATCATCTCGGTTACCCGGGCGCAGGAGCAGGCTGAGGAATACGGCCATTCGCTGGAGCGGGAGCTGGGCTTCCTGTTCGTCCACGGGTTCCTGCATTTGCTGGGTTATGATCATCAGGAGCCGGAGGCTGAGGCCGAAATGATGTCCAAGCAGGAGAAGGCTCTGGCTCAGGTCGGGTTGACACGCTAA
- a CDS encoding cytidine deaminase, producing MDSALLLQEAIKARANAYIPYSRFGVGAALLDQDGKVHHGCNIENAAYGPTNCGERTAMFRAIADGHKPGTFKAIAVVADTDGPVSPCGVCRQVMVELCGPDMPVILGNLKGDIVETTVRDLLPGAFGPADLAQGQSAE from the coding sequence ATGGATTCTGCGCTACTTCTTCAAGAAGCGATCAAGGCAAGAGCCAATGCATATATACCTTATTCCCGCTTCGGGGTCGGTGCAGCCCTTCTGGATCAGGATGGCAAGGTCCACCACGGCTGCAACATCGAGAATGCCGCTTACGGCCCGACCAACTGCGGCGAGCGGACGGCCATGTTCCGCGCGATTGCGGACGGGCACAAGCCCGGTACCTTCAAAGCCATCGCTGTCGTGGCCGACACGGATGGCCCCGTATCGCCTTGCGGCGTCTGCCGGCAGGTGATGGTCGAGCTGTGCGGACCTGATATGCCGGTTATTCTCGGCAACCTCAAGGGTGATATTGTGGAGACAACCGTGCGCGATCTGCTCCCCGGCGCCTTCGGTCCTGCGGATCTGGCGCAGGGACAGAGTGCGGAGTGA
- a CDS encoding YqzL family protein, which translates to MRNFSWKYFAMTGDLDAYLLYREAGDSPEGSGPLPAEEEMAIDEEAQ; encoded by the coding sequence ATGCGGAATTTTTCGTGGAAGTATTTTGCAATGACTGGAGATCTCGATGCGTATTTGCTGTACAGGGAAGCTGGGGATTCGCCCGAGGGCAGCGGACCGCTGCCGGCGGAGGAAGAGATGGCCATCGATGAAGAAGCACAATAA
- a CDS encoding diacylglycerol kinase family protein: protein MVKNTAVGHKKFWHSFRFAAHGIAAAFRSELNMKVHSGLAVIVVIAAAVFRLPLSSWMLLLLAITLVLTAELLNTAIEATIDLVSPEVHPLAKKAKDTAAGAVLLTAVFAVIAGIYVFYHPVMDWITGLMS, encoded by the coding sequence ATGGTCAAGAATACGGCGGTGGGCCACAAAAAATTCTGGCATTCCTTTCGCTTCGCCGCACACGGCATTGCGGCAGCATTCCGGTCGGAGCTGAACATGAAGGTGCATAGCGGCCTTGCGGTTATCGTAGTGATTGCCGCCGCTGTGTTCAGGCTTCCTCTGTCAAGCTGGATGCTGCTGCTGCTGGCCATTACGCTGGTGCTGACAGCCGAGCTGCTGAACACGGCGATTGAAGCGACGATTGATCTGGTTTCGCCTGAGGTTCACCCCTTGGCCAAGAAGGCCAAAGATACCGCCGCAGGCGCCGTGCTGCTTACGGCGGTGTTTGCCGTGATTGCCGGAATCTATGTTTTTTATCATCCCGTGATGGACTGGATCACAGGTCTTATGTCATAA
- the recO gene encoding DNA repair protein RecO, whose translation MLYRVEGIVIRSMDYGEGNAIITLCTENAGKVGVLVRGAKKVKSRHAALIQLFTTGEFVFFRNNGGLGTLNAGEITKSHHPLREDLVKAAYASYACELLDRVLHDEETGSFWYRQLTACLNALEEDKEPGIINNVFEMKVLQAAGYGPQLDSCIVCGKDKPDEELRISPRLGGVLCRSCRHNDPPAMEISPRALKLLRIFAALDLTRLGNVDVKPETRAELKTVMRGFMDMQLGLRLKSQSFLDQLDKYNI comes from the coding sequence ATGCTATACAGGGTGGAAGGGATCGTCATCCGCAGCATGGACTACGGTGAAGGGAACGCCATTATTACGCTTTGCACCGAGAACGCCGGTAAAGTAGGGGTTCTGGTGCGGGGCGCCAAGAAGGTCAAAAGCCGTCATGCTGCCCTGATCCAGCTGTTCACAACAGGTGAGTTCGTGTTCTTCCGCAACAACGGCGGACTGGGAACACTGAATGCCGGCGAGATCACGAAGTCCCATCATCCGCTGCGCGAGGATCTGGTCAAGGCGGCGTATGCATCCTATGCCTGCGAGCTGCTGGACCGGGTGCTGCATGATGAAGAGACAGGCAGCTTCTGGTACCGCCAGCTGACCGCCTGCCTGAATGCATTGGAGGAAGACAAAGAGCCCGGCATTATCAATAATGTATTTGAAATGAAGGTGCTGCAGGCTGCCGGTTATGGGCCTCAGCTCGATTCCTGTATCGTCTGCGGCAAAGACAAGCCGGATGAGGAGCTTAGAATCAGTCCGCGTCTGGGGGGAGTCCTCTGCCGTAGCTGCCGGCATAACGATCCTCCGGCCATGGAGATTTCTCCGCGTGCCTTGAAGCTGCTGCGGATCTTCGCGGCGCTGGATCTGACCAGGCTGGGGAACGTGGATGTGAAGCCGGAGACCCGTGCGGAGCTGAAGACCGTCATGCGGGGATTCATGGATATGCAGCTGGGGCTCAGACTGAAGTCCCAGAGCTT